GCGGGGCTCGTCGCCGCGACGACGGCGAAATCGATCCATCCCGATCGGAGCGTCCTCGTCGTCCGCAAGGACGGCAAGGTGCTCGTTCCCTGCGGTATTCCGTACGTCTTCGGGACCGTGGGGAGCACCGAGAAGAACATCATGCCCGCCGACAAGGCGTTCGACAGCGCGGGCATCGAGCAGATCGTCGGCGAGGTCCTCTCGATCGACCGCGAAGAGAAGACGGTCACGATCGAGGGCGGCACGAAGATCGGGTACGACAAGCTCGTCATCGCGACCGGCTCGACCCCGTCGGTGCCCGGATGGCTCGAGGGAGCCGGCCTCGAGAACGTCTTCACCGTTCCGAAGAACAAGGTCTACCTCGACAAGGCGCAGGAGACGCTGAACGGCCACCGGAAGATCGTCGTCATCGGCGGCGGTTTCATCGGCGTCGAGTTCTCCGACGAGCTCAACAAGACGGGCAAGGAGATCACGCTCGTCGAGAAGCTGACCACCATCCTCGCCCTGGCCTTCGACGAGGAGATCGCCTCCCGCGCCCAGCGGCTGCTCGTCGAGCGCGGGGTGCGCGTCGTCACCGGCACGGGCGTGACGCGGATCCTCGGCGAGAAAGCCGTCACCGGCGTGCTGCTCGAGAACGGCGAGACCCTCGAGGCGGACGCCGTCGTCCTCTCGGTGGGCTATCGGCCGAACACCGCGCTCGCCCGCGAGGCAGGCCTCCGCGTGAACGAGGGGGGCTTCATCTGCGTCGACGAGTACATGCGCACCGACGACCGCGACGTCTTCGCCGCCGGCGATTGCGCGGAGAAGCGGGATTTCACCACGAGGAAGCCCGTCCCCGTCATGCTCGCCTCCACCGCCTGCGCCGAGGCGCGGACGGCCGGCATGAACCTCTACGGGCTCTCGTCGGTCAAGACCTTCAGCGGCACGATATCGATCTTCTCCACCGGCATCGGCGACACGGGATTCGGCGCCGCGGGCCTGACCGAGGACAAGGCGCGGGAAGCGGGATTCGAGATCGTCACCGGCGTTTTCGAGGGGATGGACAAGCACCCCGGCTCGTTGCCCGGCGCCCACACGCAGATGGTCAAGCTCGTCGCCTCGCGCGACTCCGGCGTGCTCCTCGGCGGCGAGGTGATGGGGGGCGTCAGCGCCGGCGAGATCACCAACATCATCGGGTTCCTGATCCAGGGGCGCACGACGCTCAACTCGATCATGACCGCTCAGATCGGCACGCACCCGCTGTTGACCGCGTCCCCCGCGGCCTACCCGCTGGTGAAGGCCGCCGCCGCGGCCGTCCGGAAGATGCTCGAGCGCTGACGGCGGCCGGCACGCGATCCTTGCCTCGCGCGGGCGCGGTGTGCCATCATCGCGTCCGTGGAGGCATCCATGTCGGGAATCGCGGCCATCTGTCTTTTCGTCTCGCTCGCGGCGCCGGGGTGGCCGGCGCCGGCGGCCGACGCCCCCGGCCTCTTCGATCCAGGGCGCGCCTGGACCTGGGAGGAACTCGATTCGAGCCTCGCCGGCGCCGGGGCCCGCAAGCATCTCGCCATCCTCCGCGAGGACGTCACGCTCGTCGAGGCGCGGTTCCTTCTAGGACAGCTCGCGGCGCTCGACGGG
The nucleotide sequence above comes from Candidatus Krumholzibacteriota bacterium. Encoded proteins:
- a CDS encoding FAD-dependent oxidoreductase; this translates as MEKKDILVIGGSAAGLVAATTAKSIHPDRSVLVVRKDGKVLVPCGIPYVFGTVGSTEKNIMPADKAFDSAGIEQIVGEVLSIDREEKTVTIEGGTKIGYDKLVIATGSTPSVPGWLEGAGLENVFTVPKNKVYLDKAQETLNGHRKIVVIGGGFIGVEFSDELNKTGKEITLVEKLTTILALAFDEEIASRAQRLLVERGVRVVTGTGVTRILGEKAVTGVLLENGETLEADAVVLSVGYRPNTALAREAGLRVNEGGFICVDEYMRTDDRDVFAAGDCAEKRDFTTRKPVPVMLASTACAEARTAGMNLYGLSSVKTFSGTISIFSTGIGDTGFGAAGLTEDKAREAGFEIVTGVFEGMDKHPGSLPGAHTQMVKLVASRDSGVLLGGEVMGGVSAGEITNIIGFLIQGRTTLNSIMTAQIGTHPLLTASPAAYPLVKAAAAAVRKMLER